The Glycine soja cultivar W05 chromosome 4, ASM419377v2, whole genome shotgun sequence genomic sequence aacttAACCAATGTTACTGGCCCCACAAAGTAACAAGTAACTAAGAGTATCATTAAAGACTTGGTGTGAATTATTCATTATTATGGTTGATTACTAATATTTGAGGAAAAATATGACTCATCACTTTTAAATGGATGTTTCTTTCCAaccacatatttttatttactaagacttaaatatgaaattttgtataacaaaatcaaatccaataacCGATATCATTTGAACCAACGATTTGAAacttactaattaatttaacttataaaatatgAGTTAAGATcgaaaacaaaaatgatgatttaccTTGGCATCCTTTGAACAAGGCCTTCACCAAAGTGGTTGAAAGCAATAGTGACTTGCATGTCCTTGTCCTGGGTGTAAGAATCGCTGTGACCCAACAACATGACCTTATCATGATGGGTCATGTAGTTATTAGAAATGGTAATAGCGGTGGAGCCATGGATGGCGTCGATCAACCCGTCGTTGCAGTTAGACagcgagcaatggtcaacccaCACGTGGCTCCCTCCGAAGATGGACACGCCGTCACCGTCCGATACGGTTCTCCAGCCGTAGTGCCGTGGGGAGTCCCGCACCATAGCGTTCCCTCCCTGCTTGCAATCGTGTATGTGAATCCCATGGATGATGACGTTGGTCACGTACTGTATCGTTATGCATGGACCCCCAGCAACGTGCACGCTGGCACCTCTTCCGTCGATGGTCTTGAAGGAGTTCATGAGAAGCTCTTCTTTAAGTTGGATCACCATGTCTCTGGCGAAGATTATCCATAAGGGCTCGTCTTGGATCACGGCGTGCCGGAGGGTTCCCGGCTTCGGGTTCACCGCGTCGTCGTCGCCGTCGTCGTCCACCACATAGATCTTGCCGTCTCTGCCGCCAATGGCGTTCTTGCCGAACCCGATTGCGCAGTCTGCTAGCCTCTGCCTGTTCTGCTCCCAGTTGGGGTCACACCTCCAACAATCATCGATGGGGTTGCCACTACCACATGAGAGGTAGCCCAAGTTCCTTCTGGGTCTTGCTATAGAGCCATTGATTTTCCTATGCACCCACAAATTATAAAGTTGTTAGTCTTAGTGGTATTAAGATGGAGTCTCTCACATtcatttaagaaattataacatctagttaatatattttttcaaactcattgGTTAGAAATCGAACTCAGAAGTAGATGAGGTTATCCATCAATCatataattacaataaataactttttgaaaaaagagAACCCactaa encodes the following:
- the LOC114409901 gene encoding probable pectate lyase 5 — protein: MTSTLLSLLFLLFSLLTPTLISSSPVLNPQEVVQEVNRKINGSIARPRRNLGYLSCGSGNPIDDCWRCDPNWEQNRQRLADCAIGFGKNAIGGRDGKIYVVDDDGDDDAVNPKPGTLRHAVIQDEPLWIIFARDMVIQLKEELLMNSFKTIDGRGASVHVAGGPCITIQYVTNVIIHGIHIHDCKQGGNAMVRDSPRHYGWRTVSDGDGVSIFGGSHVWVDHCSLSNCNDGLIDAIHGSTAITISNNYMTHHDKVMLLGHSDSYTQDKDMQVTIAFNHFGEGLVQRMPRCRLGYFHVVNNDYTHWEMYAIGGSANPTINCQGNRFVAPDDRFSKEVTKREDTPESEWQDWNWRSEGDLLVNGAFFTASGAGASSSYARASSLSARPSSLVGSITTGAGALSCKKGSPC